A genomic window from Lycium barbarum isolate Lr01 chromosome 4, ASM1917538v2, whole genome shotgun sequence includes:
- the LOC132636700 gene encoding WD repeat-containing protein 26 homolog yields the protein MGGAEDDEPLSKRVKISFGESADRSNGTLFRDPASCSMVRPLEIQGDDEIVGTKGVVKKAEFVRIIAEALNSLGYMKTGAYLEEESGIPLHPSPVNLLMQQILDGKWDESVATLHQIGLVDGKIVKLASFVILEQKFFELLERGKITHALKTLRTEIAPLCINNDRVRELSLCIISPSQQVVKIKSRTKLLEEMQRLLPPSVMIPEKRLIHLVEQALQLQLESCMYHNSLATEMSLLTDHECGIDQIPSRTLQILQEHKDEVWFLQFSHNGKYLASSSADCSVIIWEMKLDGRFCLKHRFSGHEKPVSYISWGPDDNQLLTCGEEEVVRRWDVSSGECIHTYMKHGLGLTSCGWAPDGKRIFCGVTDKSISMWDLAGKELECWKGHRISRIADLEITRDGKHMVSVCKDNMILLFGLESKEKRIIQEDEAITSFVLSADNRYILISLWNEEIHLWSIEGSIRLIAIYKGHKRERFVVRSCFGGIDQSFIASGSENSQVCIWHKCSSQVIVELAGHSGTVNCVSWNPANPHMLASASDDRTIRIWGLASGNMKHNSNATGTVSNGVHYCNGGS from the exons ATGGGAGGCGCAGAGGATGATGAACCACTCTCAAAACGTGTGAAAATATCATTTGGAGAATCAGCAGATCGTTCGAACGGCACACTTTTTAGGGATCCTGCAAGTTGCTCGATGGTTCGTCCTCTGGAAATTCAAGGGGACGATGAGATTGTTGGTACAAAAGGAGTTGTCAAGAAAGCCGAATTTGTTCGGATCATAGCCGAGGCATTAAATTCTCTTGGTTATATGAAGACGGGGGCGTATCTAGAGGAAGAGTCGGGGATACCTTTGCACCCCTCTCCAGTAAATTTACTCATGCAGCAAATCCTTGACGGGAAATGGGATGAAAGTGTAGCCACATTGCATCAAATCGGTCTCGTGGATGGAAAAATTGTGAAGTTGGCATCTTTTGTGATACTGGAGCAAAAATTCTTTGAACTGTTAGAGAGGGGAAAAATCACGCATGCTTTGAAGACATTGAGGACTGAGATTGCACCTCTTTGCATAAATAACGATAGAGTCCGCGAGCTTTCGTTATGCATTATATCACCTTCACAACAGGTTGTGAAAATAAAATCAAGGACAAAGCTACTAGAAGAAATGCAAAGACTGCTCCCCCCTTCAGTCATGATTCCTGAAAAAAGATTGATCCATCTTGTTGAACAGGCCCTTCAATTGCAACTAGAATCTTGTATGTATCACAACTCATTAGCCACTGAAATGTCATTGCTCACTGATCACGAGTGTGGAATAGATCAGATTCCATCTCGAACTTTGCAG ATATTACAAGAACACAAAGATGAAGTCTGGTTTTTGCAGTTCTCTCATAATGGGAAGTACTTAGCCTCATCATCTGCCGATTGTTCGGTTATTATATGGGAG ATGAAGTTGGATGGGAGGTTCTGCCTGAAACACCGATTTTCTGGTCACGAGAAGCCTGTGTCATATATCTCATGGGGCCCAGATGACAATCAGCTTCTCACTTGTGGAGAAGAGGAGGTTGTTAGACGGTGGGATGTGAGCTCCGGTGAATGTATACATACTTACATGAAACATGGTCTTGGTTTGACCTCCTGTGGATGGGCTCCAGATGGCAAAAGGATATTTTGTGGTGTTACTGACAAAAGCATTAGCATGTGGGATCTTGCAGGGAAAGAGCTGGAGTGTTGGAAAGGCCATCGGATTAGTAGAATAGCAGATTTGGAGATAACAAGGGATGGGAAACACATGGTCTCTGTTTGTAAAGATAATATGATACTATTATTTGGATTGGAATCAAAAGAAAAGCGAATAATTCAGGAGGACGAAGCAATAACTTCATTTGTATTGTCCGCAGACAATAGATATATATTGATAAGTCTTTGGAACGAAGAAATACATCTTTGGAGTATAGAGGGGAGTATAAGACTTATAGCCATATATAAAGGGCATAAACGAGAACGCTTTGTCGTACGGTCTTGCTTTGGTGGAATAGATCAATCTTTCATTGCCAGTGGGAGTGAGAATTCACAG GTATGTATATGGCACAAATGCTCATCACAAGTCATTGTGGAGTTGGCTGGACATTCTGGGACTGTCAACTGTGTTAGTTGGAACCCAGCAAATCCTCATATGCTCGCAT